The Microbacterium schleiferi genome contains the following window.
CGGGCTCGCGTGGGTGCGCACACGGCGGGCACCATCGCGCCGCGTCCTCGCCGGGTCCGTGCTTGCGATCGCCGGCCTGGTTCTCGTCGTCGATATCGCGGGTGCGAGCTTCGACCTGATCGGTACGCTCTTGGCGCTGGGGGCAGCCGCCTGCACTGCCGCGTACTTCCTGATCGCGGAGAAGACCGGCGATGACATCCCCCCGCTCGCCCTAGCCTCGGGCGGCCTCATCACCGGCGCGCTTCTCATGGGTGTCCTGGTCGGTACCGGACTCTTGGCGTTCACGGCGCCGGCGGTCGACATCGTGCTGGCGGGAGTGAGCATGCCCTGGTACATCCCCATCGTCTGGGTGATCGTCGTGGCAACAGCCGGAGGGTACGCGTTCGGTGTGCGCGCCGGATCGATGCTGGGGTCCCGCGTGGCGTCCTTCGTCGGGCTCACGGAGGTGCTGTTTGCCCTGCTCATCGCGTGGCTCGTGATCGCTGAGGTCCCCACCGCCATGCAGGCCGTCGGGGGAGCGATGATCTTGGCAGGCGTGATCCTCGTCCGCTCCGACCCCGGCGTGGCGGCGAAAGAGGAGGCGGCTAGCGTTCCTCTCGTGCCAGCTCCATGAGCGGCCCGACCCGATAGCCGATCACCTCGCCCATCGCAAGTGAGGTCTCGGTGCGTTCGACTCCCTCGATCGCGAGGATGCGGGCATCGGTGTCGAACAGGTGCTGGGTGTCGCGGCAGGCGACGCGCGCGAGCAGGTCCACGGAGCCGCTCAGCCCGTGCACCTGGACGATCTCGGGGATCTGCTCAAGCTCCGAGGTGATGCGCGGCAGTTCCGCCTGCCGGACCGTGACGTTGAGAAACGCCTCGATGGGAAACCCCAGAGCGGTCGGCGAGAGCGCTCGCTCGTACGACAGGAACACGCCAGCCTTGTCGAGTCGTGACATCCGGGCCTGCACGGTGTTTCGCGAAAGCCCGAGGCGATCCGACAGAGCCACGACAGTGGCTCGCGGGTCGGTGGCAAGGGCGGCCAACAGCTCGAGGTCGACGTGGTCAAGAGCGGTCATATCGCGGAAGGTTAGCATGTCGCCCACCAGTGAATTGCTCATGTTGCTCACGATGTCATCACAAAACTGAGCGAGCTGCGTAGCACGCCCGAGCAGGGAGGCCGGTGTGCCCAGCTCAGAGCGAAATCACTGCGCCCGCGTACTCGACCAGAGTGAGTCCTTCGGGCGCGTAGCGGAACGTGTAGTCGGATCCGTTGGCAAGCCGCTCCTCGCGAGCGGGCAGGCGTCCATCGCTGACGTGATGGATGACGGAGCGGATGAGTGCGCCGTGCGTGACGACGAACACGCGCGTGAGATCAGGCCGCTCCGCCAGCGCTTCGGCCACGACGGCATCCAACGCGGCGAACGCCCGACGCTGCAGCTGTTCGCGAGACTCCGCACCCGGAACCTCGGACGTGTACCAGTCGCCCCACCGTGTGGCGAAGTCATCGACTGTCAGCCCCTCGGCATCGCCGTAGGCGCGCTCACGCAGCGCGGGATACGCGGTCGGCGCCGCGGCCGCCCACTGGGAGGCGAGAATCTGCGCGGTCTCGCGGGCGCGAGAAAGGTCGCTGCTGACGATGTACGCCGTGGTTGGATCCGCAAGCGCAGGTCGCAGGCGATCAGCGGTCTGGCGGGCCTGCTCACGCCCCGTGTCGTTGAGCGGGATGTCGGTGCTGCCCTGGATGAGGCGGGCGCGATTCCAGTCGGTCTCTCCGTGACGGATCAGCGTGAGGTAGGTCACCTCTCGAGACTACTTGCCAATTCCCGCTGCCCGGTCGGAGCCACAAGTCCCTCCAGCAGTGCCGTGAGAGCCTCAGAAGTGCCGCCGTCGATCTTCACGGTCGCGCGAGCATCGGCGCGCGTCTGTCCTCGGTTGATGATCACGATCGGGATGCGTCGACGACGAGCCCGTTCAAGCAGACGGATGCCGGAGTTGACGACGAGGGACGACCCCGCGATCACGAGGGCTTCGCTGCCGAGGACGAGCTGTTCGGCTTCGCGGAACTTCTCTGCGGGGATGTACTCGCCGAAGAAGACGACATCGGGCTTGAGGGTTCCCGCGCACACCGAGCAATCCGGGACGATGAAGCCTTCGGTGGTCTCAGGCGTCACGTCCCCGTCAGGCCCGAGGGGCAGTTCGTGTGTCGTGACGAGCCACGGGTTATCGCTCTCCACCCGCGATGCGAGGTCACGGCGGTCGAAGACCTGACCGCAGCGGGTGCAGAAAACACGCCGCATCGTGCCGTGCAGCTCGACGACGCGGCGGCTGCCCGCACGAACGTGGAGACCATCGACGTTCTGCGTGATGACCCCGCTAGCCAGGCCGTGCTGCTCGAGCGCGGCAATGGCCCGGTGCCCGGCGTTGGGGTCTGCCGAGGCGAAGCTGCGCCACCCGAGGTGGGAGCCCACCCAGTAGCGCCGGCGGGCCGTATCGCTACCGAGGAACTGTTCGACAGTCATCGGCCTGCGCACCGGCGCACCCTTGCCGCGATAATCAGGGATCCCCGAGTCGGTGGACACCCCGGCGCCCGTGAGGATTGTCATCCTCCGACCGTCGAGGACGCGGAGGGCGTGAGCGAGGGCTTCGGGAACAGCAGTGCTGACGCCGTCGATGAGCGACATCCGCGCCTCCTCTACCTCGCCTCCCTTGAGTCTAGGCACACAGCTTTTCGGGCATGTTTCGTGCGGCTGGGTTCCAACCCCGCGGGTGAGAGGATCAAAGGATGCATCGCGTCGACATCCGGGATGCCGCGGACCCGCGGCTGGCGGATTACCGGGATCTCACGGATGTTGCGCTGCGTCGCGTCGTCGAGCCCGCCGGTGGCCTCTACATCGCCGAGTCCTCGAAGGTGATCGCTCGCGCACTGCGCGCCGGGCATCGGCCACGCTCGGTCCTGACGCAGTCGAAGTGGCTCGACGACCTCGGACCCCTGCTCACGGAGCACCCGGATGTCCCCGTCTACGTCGTCGACCCCGAGATCGCGGAACTCCTCACCGGCTATAGCGTGCACCGGGGCGCGATGGCGGCGATGCACCGACCTGCCATGCCACCGGTTCAGGACGTGTTGCGCGACGCTCGACTGGTCGTCGTTCTCGAAGACATCGTCGACCACACCAACGTGGGTGCGATCTTCCGCGCGTGTGCGGGCCTCGGGGCCGACGCGGTGCTCGTCTCGCCGCGGTGCGCAGACCCGCTCTATCGGCGAAGCGTAAGGGTGAGCATGGGAACCGTATTCCAGGTGCCGTGGACACGCTTGCCTGACTGGGACCAGACGCGCAGCATCCTGCACAACGAAGACTTCCATA
Protein-coding sequences here:
- a CDS encoding EamA family transporter; the encoded protein is MSAPTAPVPVLTAPARRSSSLVGLAIGLLSALSFASSGSFMKPLMEAGWSLGATLLLRMGGAALILAPVLIVTIRRRPGFLRKHGLLIVAFGLTGVAGCQIFYFAALQRMPVAMALLIQYLAPVLLVGLAWVRTRRAPSRRVLAGSVLAIAGLVLVVDIAGASFDLIGTLLALGAAACTAAYFLIAEKTGDDIPPLALASGGLITGALLMGVLVGTGLLAFTAPAVDIVLAGVSMPWYIPIVWVIVVATAGGYAFGVRAGSMLGSRVASFVGLTEVLFALLIAWLVIAEVPTAMQAVGGAMILAGVILVRSDPGVAAKEEAASVPLVPAP
- a CDS encoding Lrp/AsnC family transcriptional regulator — protein: MTALDHVDLELLAALATDPRATVVALSDRLGLSRNTVQARMSRLDKAGVFLSYERALSPTALGFPIEAFLNVTVRQAELPRITSELEQIPEIVQVHGLSGSVDLLARVACRDTQHLFDTDARILAIEGVERTETSLAMGEVIGYRVGPLMELAREER
- a CDS encoding histidine phosphatase family protein, which gives rise to MTYLTLIRHGETDWNRARLIQGSTDIPLNDTGREQARQTADRLRPALADPTTAYIVSSDLSRARETAQILASQWAAAAPTAYPALRERAYGDAEGLTVDDFATRWGDWYTSEVPGAESREQLQRRAFAALDAVVAEALAERPDLTRVFVVTHGALIRSVIHHVSDGRLPAREERLANGSDYTFRYAPEGLTLVEYAGAVISL
- a CDS encoding Sir2 family NAD-dependent protein deacetylase codes for the protein MSLIDGVSTAVPEALAHALRVLDGRRMTILTGAGVSTDSGIPDYRGKGAPVRRPMTVEQFLGSDTARRRYWVGSHLGWRSFASADPNAGHRAIAALEQHGLASGVITQNVDGLHVRAGSRRVVELHGTMRRVFCTRCGQVFDRRDLASRVESDNPWLVTTHELPLGPDGDVTPETTEGFIVPDCSVCAGTLKPDVVFFGEYIPAEKFREAEQLVLGSEALVIAGSSLVVNSGIRLLERARRRRIPIVIINRGQTRADARATVKIDGGTSEALTALLEGLVAPTGQRELASSLER
- a CDS encoding TrmH family RNA methyltransferase, whose product is MHRVDIRDAADPRLADYRDLTDVALRRVVEPAGGLYIAESSKVIARALRAGHRPRSVLTQSKWLDDLGPLLTEHPDVPVYVVDPEIAELLTGYSVHRGAMAAMHRPAMPPVQDVLRDARLVVVLEDIVDHTNVGAIFRACAGLGADAVLVSPRCADPLYRRSVRVSMGTVFQVPWTRLPDWDQTRSILHNEDFHIAALALREDAVTLDEFDPPPRVALLLGAEGDGLSPRALAAADTVVTIPMAGGVDSLNVAAASAVALWALSHPLSTGRSVGS